One genomic window of Amphiura filiformis chromosome 3, Afil_fr2py, whole genome shotgun sequence includes the following:
- the LOC140149168 gene encoding LOW QUALITY PROTEIN: succinate--CoA ligase [GDP-forming] subunit beta, mitochondrial-like (The sequence of the model RefSeq protein was modified relative to this genomic sequence to represent the inferred CDS: inserted 1 base in 1 codon) produces MAAVSSALKNCRHKLSSRFLTALWQKQSVARPIVPVRWLNLQEYQSKKLMAEYNVAVQKFKVATNSKDAIQFAKDLDVHEIVMKAQILAGGXGKGKFSSGLQGGVHLTKNADDLGPLVDQMIGYNLVTKQTPKDGVPVQKVMVAEALDLERETYLAILMDREMMGPVIIGSPQGGMDIEEVAEKTPELIYKEGVDISKGLGDDQAMRLAGNLLFKGELQRQAADQIQNLYKLFIGVDATQVEINPFGETPDGRVVCFDAKINFDDNAEFRQKEVFAMEDLSESDPREIEASKHNLNYIGMDGNIGCLVNGAGLAMATMDIIKLHGGEPANFLDCGGGVQEHQVYEAFKLLSSDKNVQAILVNVFGGIVDCAIIANGITSACRGMDLKVPLVVRLAGMNVDEARKILEDSGLPIQTAEDMGSAAQKAVASLK; encoded by the exons TCAGTGGCAAGGCCAATTGTCCCAGTAAGATGGTTGAACCTACAAGAGTACCAGAGCAAGAAACTGATGGCCGAGTATAATGTTGCTGTACAGAAATTCAAAGTGGCAACCAACTCTAAAGATGCCATCCAATTTGCAAAGGATCTAG ATGTACATGAAATTGTTATGAAAGCTCAGATTCTAGCTGGTG AGGGTAAGGGCAAATTTTCAAGTGGTTTACAAGGAGGGGTACATCTAACAAAAAA TGCTGATGATCTTGGACCTTTGGTTGATCAGATGATTGGGTATAACCTGGTGACAAAACAAACACCAAAAGATGGAGTTCCTGTACAAAAG gTGATGGTAGCTGAAGCATTAGACCTTGAACGTGAAACCTACCTAGCTATCCTTATGGATAGGGAAATGATGGGACCAGTTATTATTGGCAGTCCTCAAGGAGGCATGGATATTGAGGAAGTAGCAGAGAAAACTCCAGAACTTATATACAAG GAAGGAGTTGATATTAGCAAGGGTTTAGGTGATGATCAAGCCATGAGGTTAGCTGGGAATCTACTGTTCAAAGGAGAGTTACAGAGACag GCTGCTGACCAAATCCAAAACTTGTATAAATTGTTTATAGGAGTAGATGCTACCCAAGTGGAAATTAATCCATTTGGTGAGACTCCAGATGGGAGAG TTGTGTGCTTTGATGCAAAGATCAACTTTGATGATAACGCCGAGTTTCGACAAAAAGAAGTATTTGCAATGGAAGATCTCTCAGAGAGTGATCCAAGGGAAATTGAAGCTTCTAAGCACAATCTAAACTACATTGGAATGGATGGAAATATAGGATGTCTGG TGAATGGTGCTGGTCTTGCTATGGCTACTATGGATATAATCAAGCTACATGGTGGTGAACCAGCCAATTTCTTAGATTGTGGAGGTGGAGTACAAGAACACCAAGTCTACGAGGCATTCAAACTTCTTAGTTCAGATAAAAAT GTACAAGCTATCTTAGTTAATGTATTTGGTGGTATAGTGGATTGTGCTATCATAGCCAACGGTATTACCTCAGCTTGCAGGGGAATGGATCTCAAAGTACCATTAGTTGTCAGATTAGCAG GGATGAATGTTGATGAAGCCAGAAAAATTCTTGAAGATAGTGGACTACCAATACAGACAGCTGAAGATATGGGGTCAGCAGCCCAGAAAGCAGTTGCATCACTGAAGTAA